The following are from one region of the Streptomyces changanensis genome:
- a CDS encoding FUSC family protein, whose amino-acid sequence MHPIPATARQAGRHLKTVGRTLTRAFAGPGRERDVAVQAVKAALAAWIAWAVAGLWLEAPMAFVAPWVAIVLVESTVYRSIAHGLQQVAAITTGTVAATAVALLLDSKMAAMALVLPTVVLLGNWRRLGSQGIYAATGALFVLTGPSVSVATSTARIVETLFGAVVGITVNAVVRPPVYLRDTRAALQDATREAHDILHAVADGLDADRWDPDEADACHERALHLHRLVDQAREAIGRTRESLRANPRRRAYGTATLDKDYDDAVLVLDYAAVHTAEVTRAVRDAASEKRAAARPDTALARRYASFLRQTAHTLRLYGHSRFGERCEQELGEAVEELRRSLDELRHDAARSRPDDPDAVATYGTLLVQAHRLADRLVVSEPEAPEHSPRG is encoded by the coding sequence ATGCATCCGATACCAGCCACGGCCCGACAGGCAGGGCGCCATCTCAAGACCGTGGGCCGGACCCTCACCCGGGCGTTCGCCGGGCCGGGGCGGGAACGCGACGTGGCCGTGCAGGCGGTGAAGGCGGCGCTGGCCGCCTGGATCGCCTGGGCGGTCGCGGGCCTGTGGCTGGAGGCACCCATGGCGTTCGTCGCGCCCTGGGTGGCGATCGTCCTGGTCGAGTCGACCGTGTACCGGTCCATCGCCCACGGCCTCCAGCAGGTCGCGGCGATCACGACCGGCACGGTCGCGGCCACCGCGGTCGCGCTGTTGCTGGACAGCAAGATGGCGGCGATGGCCCTCGTGCTGCCCACCGTCGTGCTGCTCGGCAACTGGCGGCGCCTCGGCAGCCAGGGCATCTACGCCGCCACCGGCGCCCTGTTCGTCCTGACCGGACCGTCCGTCAGCGTCGCCACCTCCACGGCCCGGATCGTCGAGACCCTCTTCGGAGCGGTGGTCGGCATCACCGTCAACGCCGTCGTCCGGCCCCCGGTGTACCTGCGCGACACGCGCGCCGCGCTCCAGGACGCCACCCGCGAGGCCCACGACATCCTCCACGCGGTCGCCGACGGCCTGGACGCGGACCGGTGGGACCCGGACGAGGCGGACGCCTGCCACGAGCGCGCCCTGCACCTGCACCGCCTCGTCGACCAGGCCCGCGAGGCGATCGGCCGCACCCGGGAGAGCCTGCGCGCCAACCCGCGCCGCCGCGCGTACGGCACCGCGACACTTGACAAGGACTACGACGACGCCGTCCTGGTCCTCGACTACGCGGCCGTCCACACCGCCGAGGTGACCCGCGCCGTCCGCGACGCCGCCTCCGAGAAGCGCGCCGCGGCCCGTCCCGACACCGCCCTCGCCCGGCGCTACGCGAGCTTCCTGCGCCAGACCGCCCACACCCTGCGCCTCTACGGCCACAGCCGCTTCGGTGAGCGGTGCGAGCAGGAGCTGGGCGAGGCGGTCGAGGAACTGCGCCGCTCACTCGACGAGCTCCGCCACGACGCGGCCCGGTCGAGGCCGGACGACCCTGACGCGGTGGCGACCTACGGCACCCTGCTCGTACAGGCGCACCGCCTGGCGGACCGCCTCGTCGTCTCCGAGCCCGAGGCGCCGGAACACTCCCCGCGTGGCTGA
- a CDS encoding SDR family NAD(P)-dependent oxidoreductase, which produces MEPAATGRRVLVSGASRGLGRAVAQAFAANGDRVAVHFGSRAEDARATLDSLAGTGHVLTGGDLADPAGAAAVVDAAAEALGGIDVLVNNAAVNVRHPLPDTPYEEWVAVWQQHVAVNLLATANLSHLAARRMIDRGRGGRIVNVGSRGAFRGEPDHPAYGATKAAVHALGQSLAVSLAPYGIGVASVAPGFFATERVSPRLDGPEGARIRAQSPFNRVAAPEEIAAAVLWLASPAAEWASGTILDLNGASHLRS; this is translated from the coding sequence ATGGAGCCGGCAGCGACGGGCAGGCGAGTCCTGGTCAGCGGCGCGTCACGGGGGCTGGGCCGCGCAGTGGCCCAGGCGTTCGCGGCCAACGGTGACCGGGTGGCCGTCCACTTCGGTTCGCGCGCCGAGGACGCCCGCGCGACCCTCGACTCCCTCGCCGGCACGGGCCACGTCCTCACCGGCGGCGACCTCGCCGACCCGGCGGGCGCGGCGGCCGTGGTGGACGCGGCGGCCGAGGCGCTCGGCGGGATAGACGTGCTGGTGAACAACGCCGCCGTGAACGTGCGCCATCCACTGCCGGACACCCCGTACGAGGAGTGGGTGGCGGTGTGGCAGCAGCACGTGGCCGTCAATCTGCTGGCCACGGCGAACCTGAGCCACCTCGCGGCCCGGCGGATGATCGACCGGGGCCGCGGCGGCCGGATCGTCAATGTCGGGTCCCGCGGCGCCTTCCGCGGCGAACCCGACCACCCGGCCTACGGGGCGACCAAGGCGGCCGTCCACGCACTGGGCCAGTCCCTCGCGGTCTCCCTGGCGCCCTACGGGATCGGGGTCGCCTCGGTCGCCCCCGGCTTCTTCGCCACGGAGCGGGTGTCGCCGCGCCTCGACGGCCCGGAGGGTGCCCGGATCCGCGCCCAGAGCCCCTTCAACCGCGTGGCGGCACCCGAAGAGATCGCCGCAGCGGTGCTGTGGCTGGCCTCCCCCGCCGCCGAGTGGGCGTCCGGCACCATCCTGGACCTGAACGGCGCCTCGCACCTGCGCAGTTAG
- a CDS encoding GNAT family N-acetyltransferase — MDLPPEVIELDDLTLRAFDGGADLPELFRVIEESLEHLRPWMPWVAEHSRARTAGFLADRAACWASGEEYTYAVVLDGALVGAATLLRHDDTPDDTREIGYWLHPAATGRGVATRAARALTEQALRLPGVDHVEIVHAPANTASGAVPVRLGFTERPRRPAESLAPGETGEVRVWRLSRDRAGSAVAADTR; from the coding sequence ATGGACCTCCCCCCGGAAGTGATCGAGCTCGACGACCTCACCCTGCGCGCCTTCGACGGCGGGGCGGACCTCCCGGAGCTGTTCCGGGTCATCGAGGAGTCGCTGGAGCACCTGCGCCCCTGGATGCCCTGGGTCGCCGAGCACAGCCGGGCGAGGACCGCCGGTTTCCTGGCGGACCGCGCCGCGTGCTGGGCAAGCGGCGAGGAGTACACCTACGCCGTGGTGCTGGACGGCGCCCTCGTCGGCGCCGCCACGCTGCTGCGGCACGACGACACCCCGGACGACACCCGCGAGATCGGCTACTGGCTGCACCCCGCCGCCACCGGTCGCGGCGTGGCCACCCGGGCCGCGCGCGCCCTGACCGAGCAGGCCCTCCGTCTGCCCGGCGTCGACCACGTCGAGATCGTCCACGCGCCGGCCAACACCGCCAGCGGCGCCGTACCGGTCCGCCTCGGCTTCACCGAACGGCCCCGCCGCCCCGCGGAGAGCCTCGCCCCCGGGGAGACCGGCGAGGTGCGCGTCTGGCGGCTGTCCCGCGACCGGGCCGGGTCGGCGGTGGCCGCGGACACCCGATGA
- a CDS encoding pectate lyase yields the protein MRSAARPRRHGRVLTGATATLTLSIGMLMTGGSSSASAATWPTPNGSQAVASTISLSGTKDYGMKRLYGTGDLGSGSQDEGQGPILQLAAGTVLKNVVIGSPAADGIHCLGSCTLQNVWWEDVGEDAATFRGTSASSVYTINGGGAKEAGDKVFQFNGAGTLNVSNFAVKNFGTFVRSCGNCKTQHKRTINLDTIEVSWKGSRIVGINTNYGDSATLRNITVVGDTDRKIVPCQKYIGNNTGKEPTTNGSGPDGTHCRYAASDITYR from the coding sequence ATGAGGTCTGCGGCACGGCCGCGCCGACACGGGCGCGTACTGACGGGAGCCACCGCCACACTCACGCTCAGTATTGGCATGCTCATGACTGGCGGGTCGTCCTCGGCGAGCGCTGCTACCTGGCCGACGCCCAACGGAAGCCAGGCGGTGGCCTCCACCATCTCCCTGTCCGGCACCAAGGACTACGGGATGAAGCGCCTCTACGGCACGGGGGACCTCGGCTCGGGGAGCCAGGACGAGGGCCAGGGACCGATCCTCCAGCTGGCTGCGGGCACTGTCCTGAAGAACGTCGTCATCGGCTCGCCCGCCGCCGACGGCATCCACTGCCTCGGGAGCTGCACCCTGCAGAACGTCTGGTGGGAGGACGTCGGCGAGGACGCCGCCACCTTCCGCGGCACCTCCGCCTCCAGCGTGTACACGATCAACGGCGGTGGCGCGAAGGAGGCCGGCGACAAGGTGTTCCAGTTCAACGGCGCCGGCACGCTCAACGTGTCGAACTTCGCCGTCAAGAACTTCGGCACCTTCGTCCGCTCCTGCGGCAACTGCAAGACGCAGCACAAGCGGACGATCAACCTCGACACCATCGAGGTGAGCTGGAAGGGCAGCAGGATCGTCGGCATCAACACCAACTACGGCGACTCCGCGACCCTCCGGAACATCACCGTGGTCGGTGACACAGACAGGAAGATCGTCCCCTGCCAGAAGTACATCGGCAACAACACCGGCAAGGAGCCGACCACCAACGGCAGCGGTCCCGACGGCACCCACTGCCGGTACGCCGCCTCGGACATCACCTACCGGTAG
- a CDS encoding DUF6126 family protein yields MPREDTGVERGDGRFPRGLVLRLFAYIVAGHLFSGFLYLLFTLGGDK; encoded by the coding sequence ATGCCTCGTGAAGACACCGGCGTCGAACGCGGAGACGGCCGTTTCCCCCGTGGACTGGTCCTCCGGCTGTTCGCGTACATCGTGGCCGGCCATCTGTTCTCCGGATTCCTGTACCTGCTGTTCACCCTGGGCGGCGACAAGTAG
- a CDS encoding helix-turn-helix domain-containing protein, producing MGQEAAGAGVELSGVAPRLRDLRRRAGLTLEAAARRLQMSPAHLSRLETGQRQPSLPLLLTLARSYGTTVSDLLGETAPEREPVIREGSVEPVEVDGWVYWQAGGPQRAMQALRVHVPPSGPQNELVRSHPGEEWLYVLRGRLRLFLGGVEHHLAAGDSAHYDSLTPHRLGAMSPGGADLLFVHTLLQSHTGDLCLGGADRPFPGAAPRHTNPFEGGTHAS from the coding sequence ATGGGACAAGAAGCAGCCGGTGCGGGCGTGGAACTGTCCGGCGTCGCGCCGAGGCTGCGTGACCTGCGGCGGCGAGCCGGCCTCACCCTGGAGGCGGCGGCCAGACGACTGCAGATGTCGCCGGCCCACCTGTCCCGGCTCGAGACCGGGCAGCGGCAACCGTCGCTGCCCCTGCTGCTGACCCTGGCCAGGAGTTACGGCACCACGGTATCCGACCTCCTCGGCGAGACGGCACCCGAGCGGGAACCCGTCATCCGCGAGGGCAGCGTGGAGCCGGTGGAGGTGGACGGCTGGGTGTACTGGCAGGCCGGCGGGCCGCAGCGGGCCATGCAGGCACTGCGGGTGCACGTCCCGCCGAGCGGTCCTCAGAACGAGCTCGTCCGCTCGCACCCGGGCGAGGAGTGGCTGTACGTGCTGCGGGGCCGCCTGCGGTTGTTCCTCGGCGGGGTGGAACACCACCTGGCGGCGGGGGACTCCGCCCACTACGACAGCCTCACTCCCCACCGGCTCGGCGCCATGTCGCCCGGCGGCGCCGACCTCCTCTTCGTCCACACGCTGCTGCAGAGCCACACCGGCGACCTCTGCCTGGGCGGCGCCGACCGTCCGTTCCCCGGTGCCGCGCCGCGGCACACCAACCCCTTCGAAGGTGGCACCCATGCCTCGTGA
- a CDS encoding metallophosphoesterase family protein, giving the protein MELLLMSDTHVPARAKSLPVELLDLVPRVDVVVHAGDWIDTPTLDLLEERARRLVGVYGNNDGPPLRARLPEVAYADLGGVRFAVVHETGPAQGRERRCAERYPDVDVLVFGHSHIPWDSTAGDRLRLLNPGSPTDRRRQPFCTYMTARVADGRLDDVRLHRLPRAR; this is encoded by the coding sequence GTGGAACTGCTGCTGATGTCCGACACGCACGTCCCGGCGCGGGCGAAGTCCCTGCCCGTCGAACTCCTCGACCTCGTGCCCCGCGTCGACGTGGTGGTCCACGCCGGGGACTGGATCGACACCCCGACGCTCGACCTCCTGGAGGAGCGCGCCCGGCGGCTCGTCGGCGTGTACGGCAACAACGACGGGCCGCCCCTGAGGGCGCGGTTGCCGGAGGTCGCCTACGCCGACCTGGGCGGGGTGCGGTTCGCCGTGGTGCACGAGACCGGTCCGGCACAGGGGCGGGAGCGGCGCTGCGCCGAGCGCTACCCCGACGTGGACGTGCTCGTCTTCGGGCACAGCCACATCCCGTGGGACTCCACGGCGGGCGACCGCCTGCGGCTGCTCAACCCGGGCTCGCCGACCGACCGGCGGCGCCAGCCGTTCTGCACCTACATGACGGCGCGGGTCGCGGACGGACGCCTGGACGACGTACGGCTCCACCGCCTGCCCCGGGCGCGGTGA
- a CDS encoding tetratricopeptide repeat protein gives MDATTAYTSSTWGTAAERWERAGRFFAAKDYLTAAGLLDGLVREFPEQDAARLLLARSYYHSARLGRAEAELRALLDRDPADAYAHLLLGRTLERQGRAAEAGPYLRIAELWGVTA, from the coding sequence ATGGACGCGACGACGGCCTACACCAGCAGCACCTGGGGCACCGCGGCCGAGCGCTGGGAGCGGGCGGGGCGGTTCTTCGCCGCCAAGGACTACCTGACGGCGGCCGGCCTCCTCGACGGCCTCGTGCGCGAGTTCCCCGAGCAGGACGCCGCCCGGTTGCTGCTGGCCCGCTCCTACTACCACTCCGCCCGGCTGGGCCGGGCGGAGGCCGAACTGCGCGCCCTGCTCGACCGCGACCCGGCGGACGCCTACGCGCACCTGCTCCTCGGCCGCACGCTCGAGCGCCAGGGGAGGGCGGCCGAGGCGGGGCCGTACCTGCGGATCGCCGAGCTGTGGGGCGTGACCGCCTGA
- a CDS encoding cytochrome b, with product MSGSAGYRPLTKVLHWSVAVAFAAQFAVGYLLDADGPGRGRGRGRGRGDDPGRGRGRGGEDRGYEVLGDDPLLTAHVLLGATIVVLGAVRLARRRMTPLPPWAPTLSAAERRLAHHTETALYWLTFVVPATGLALLAADDDAVLPVHVAAQAAFFAALALHVGLVLKHQLVDRDGLLRRML from the coding sequence ATGAGCGGCAGCGCCGGGTACCGGCCCCTCACCAAGGTCCTGCACTGGAGCGTGGCGGTCGCGTTCGCCGCGCAGTTCGCGGTGGGGTACCTCCTCGACGCCGACGGGCCGGGGCGGGGGCGCGGCCGGGGCCGGGGCCGGGGCGACGACCCGGGGCGCGGACGCGGCCGGGGCGGCGAGGACCGCGGCTACGAGGTCCTCGGCGACGATCCGCTCCTGACGGCGCACGTCCTGCTCGGCGCGACGATCGTCGTCCTCGGCGCCGTGAGGCTGGCCCGGCGCCGCATGACGCCGCTGCCGCCGTGGGCGCCGACGCTCTCCGCCGCCGAACGCCGCCTGGCCCACCACACCGAGACCGCGTTGTACTGGCTGACCTTCGTCGTACCCGCCACCGGACTCGCCCTGCTGGCCGCGGACGACGATGCCGTCCTCCCGGTACACGTCGCCGCCCAGGCGGCGTTCTTCGCGGCCCTCGCCCTCCATGTGGGCCTGGTGCTGAAGCATCAGCTCGTCGACCGCGACGGCCTTCTCCGCCGCATGCTCTGA
- a CDS encoding GNAT family N-acetyltransferase — MIDCGRVDGRGRRISLHEVHDENWRAVADVAPLDGQRRFVAALAARYLLLSAREQVWHSLAVCADGTVTGHVMWGRDEDGSHWIGGMVVDGAEQGRGVGRAALLTLMAWLAGADGCRELRLAYHPENTAAHHLYTSVGFRPTGETEGDEVVAAVPAETALAVAREPSD, encoded by the coding sequence GTGATCGATTGCGGGCGGGTGGACGGGCGGGGACGGCGGATCTCCCTGCACGAGGTGCACGACGAGAACTGGCGGGCCGTCGCGGACGTCGCCCCCCTGGACGGCCAGCGCCGCTTCGTCGCCGCGCTCGCCGCCCGCTACCTGCTGCTGTCGGCGCGCGAACAGGTCTGGCACTCGCTGGCTGTCTGCGCCGACGGGACCGTGACCGGACACGTCATGTGGGGCCGCGACGAGGACGGCTCCCACTGGATCGGCGGCATGGTCGTCGACGGCGCGGAGCAGGGCAGAGGCGTGGGCCGGGCCGCCCTGCTCACGCTCATGGCCTGGCTCGCCGGTGCGGACGGCTGCCGGGAGCTCCGCCTCGCGTACCACCCGGAGAACACCGCGGCCCACCACCTGTACACCTCGGTCGGTTTCCGGCCGACGGGCGAGACGGAGGGCGACGAGGTGGTGGCCGCCGTACCCGCGGAGACGGCGCTCGCCGTGGCGCGCGAACCCTCCGACTGA
- a CDS encoding adenosylcobinamide amidohydrolase, translating to MTALLPSPRIAPTRHLAVRRLTRTEEGERLHGLLWDAGPGWRMVSSAVLGGGLGERGWVLNAQVAHGYRRTDPDRHLAELAAGAGAPGAGVGLMTAADVSSYAHAYDGGAEALATAGVEVRGWAAAPDRGPTVPAGPGTINIIAVLPVTLTDAALVNAVATATEAKVQALLDRGYDCSGTPTDAVCVAARSPLPGDRPHAFAGPRSEWGARLARAVHRAVHDATPTP from the coding sequence GTGACCGCCCTGCTCCCGTCGCCCCGCATCGCTCCCACCCGCCACCTCGCCGTCCGGCGGCTGACCCGCACGGAGGAGGGGGAGCGGCTGCACGGTCTGCTGTGGGACGCCGGCCCGGGCTGGCGCATGGTGAGCAGCGCGGTGCTCGGCGGCGGGCTCGGCGAGCGCGGCTGGGTGCTCAACGCCCAGGTCGCCCACGGCTACCGGCGCACCGACCCCGACCGGCACCTCGCCGAGCTGGCCGCCGGCGCGGGGGCCCCGGGAGCGGGGGTGGGGCTGATGACGGCGGCCGACGTGTCGTCGTACGCCCACGCGTACGACGGCGGGGCCGAGGCCCTCGCCACCGCGGGCGTCGAAGTCCGCGGCTGGGCCGCCGCCCCCGACCGGGGCCCCACTGTCCCGGCCGGGCCCGGCACGATCAACATCATCGCCGTCCTGCCGGTGACGCTCACCGACGCCGCCCTGGTCAACGCCGTTGCGACGGCGACGGAAGCCAAGGTCCAGGCCCTGCTGGACCGCGGGTACGACTGCTCCGGCACGCCCACCGACGCGGTGTGCGTCGCCGCCCGCTCCCCCCTGCCCGGCGACCGGCCCCACGCCTTCGCCGGGCCGCGCTCCGAGTGGGGCGCCCGCCTCGCGCGCGCCGTCCACCGGGCCGTCCACGACGCGACGCCCACGCCGTAG
- a CDS encoding hemolysin family protein, with protein sequence MTAVQLLIGAFTLVTNAFFVGAEFALISVRRSQIEPAALKGDRRAKSTLWGLEHLSAAMATAQLGITVSSLVLGAVAEPAIAHLLEPPFHAVGVPEGLIHPIAFVIALTLATYLHMLVGEMIPKNIALAAPAPTALLLGPPLVALTRALRPVVFGINALANAILRLMKVEPKGEVTAVFTDDELVRLVKDSSEAGLLEPEDGDRLRDALELGTRPAGEVMVPLNRMVTVDHGVTPQELERTAALHGYSRLPVTGPGGTLLGYLHIKDALGVADRTKPFPRGALHPMTKVALDTPLDDTMTAMRAAGTHLAAVTGNKGTVIGFVTMEDVLEELVGPAPTTD encoded by the coding sequence ATGACCGCCGTCCAGCTCCTCATCGGCGCGTTCACCCTCGTCACCAACGCGTTCTTCGTCGGCGCCGAGTTCGCCCTGATCTCGGTGCGGCGCAGCCAGATCGAGCCGGCCGCCCTCAAGGGCGACCGCCGCGCGAAGAGCACCCTGTGGGGCCTGGAGCACCTGTCGGCGGCGATGGCCACCGCCCAGCTCGGCATCACCGTCTCCTCGCTGGTGCTCGGCGCCGTCGCCGAACCGGCCATCGCCCACCTGCTGGAACCGCCGTTCCACGCCGTCGGGGTGCCCGAGGGGCTGATCCACCCCATCGCCTTCGTCATCGCCCTGACCCTGGCGACGTACCTGCACATGCTCGTCGGCGAGATGATCCCGAAGAACATCGCGCTGGCCGCCCCGGCGCCCACCGCCCTGCTCCTCGGCCCGCCGCTCGTCGCCCTCACCCGCGCCCTGCGCCCGGTCGTCTTCGGCATCAACGCCCTCGCCAACGCCATTCTGCGGCTGATGAAGGTCGAGCCGAAGGGCGAGGTGACGGCCGTCTTCACCGACGACGAACTGGTCCGTCTGGTCAAGGACTCCAGTGAGGCCGGCCTCCTGGAGCCCGAGGACGGCGACCGCCTGCGCGACGCCCTCGAACTGGGCACCCGCCCGGCCGGCGAGGTCATGGTCCCCCTCAACCGCATGGTGACCGTCGACCACGGCGTCACCCCGCAGGAACTGGAGCGGACCGCAGCCCTGCACGGCTACTCCCGCCTGCCGGTCACCGGCCCCGGCGGGACCCTGCTCGGGTACCTCCACATCAAGGACGCCCTCGGCGTCGCCGACCGGACGAAGCCGTTCCCGCGCGGCGCCCTGCACCCCATGACGAAGGTCGCCCTCGACACCCCGCTGGACGACACCATGACGGCCATGCGTGCCGCCGGCACCCACCTGGCGGCGGTCACCGGCAACAAGGGAACCGTCATCGGCTTCGTCACCATGGAGGACGTCCTGGAGGAGCTCGTCGGACCCGCCCCGACGACCGACTGA
- a CDS encoding hemolysin family protein has translation MTEVLLLLLALALTLACAVFVAAEFSLTTVERGELERAAEAGERGAGSALAAAKRLTFQLSGAQLGITVTSLVIGMLAEPAVATLLRGPLLAAGLPEGAVSTVATLLGVAASTVVLMVVGELVPKNWAISRPLAVAKVVAAPQRGFTAAFGPLIHHLNDTANHLVRRFGLEPAEELASARTPEELVALARHSAREGAIEADAAELFVRTLHLGDLTAENVMTPRVDVKALEVHATAADAANLTLATGLSRFPVYRDTLDEVVGTVHIRDVLALDEDKRRLVTVADLATEPLLVPHSLPVDRLLGRLRRARTMAVVIDEYGGTAGVATVEDIVEEVVGEVRDEHDPHETPDLVETEPAADGRRVWRADGSVRVDQLAEIDFTAPDGPYETLAGLIATRLERIPAVTDRLDIDGWRLDVLHVEHHRADRVLLTAPAPTAAHATATGREVSR, from the coding sequence GTGACCGAAGTGCTCCTGCTGCTCCTGGCCCTCGCGCTCACCCTCGCCTGTGCGGTGTTCGTCGCGGCCGAGTTCTCCCTCACCACGGTCGAGCGCGGCGAGCTGGAGCGCGCCGCCGAGGCCGGTGAGCGCGGCGCCGGCAGTGCCCTGGCCGCCGCCAAGCGCCTCACCTTCCAGCTCTCCGGCGCGCAGCTCGGCATCACGGTGACCTCCCTCGTCATCGGTATGCTCGCCGAGCCCGCCGTCGCCACCCTGCTGCGCGGCCCCCTCCTGGCCGCGGGGCTGCCCGAGGGGGCCGTCTCCACCGTCGCGACCCTGCTGGGCGTCGCCGCCTCCACGGTCGTCCTGATGGTCGTCGGCGAGCTCGTACCGAAGAACTGGGCGATCTCCCGCCCGCTCGCCGTGGCCAAGGTGGTCGCCGCACCGCAGCGCGGCTTCACCGCCGCCTTCGGCCCGCTGATCCACCACCTCAACGACACCGCCAACCACCTCGTGCGCCGTTTCGGGCTGGAGCCGGCCGAGGAACTGGCCTCCGCCCGCACCCCCGAGGAACTGGTCGCGCTCGCCCGACACTCCGCCCGCGAAGGGGCGATCGAGGCCGACGCGGCCGAGCTGTTCGTCCGCACCCTGCACCTCGGCGACCTGACCGCCGAGAACGTCATGACGCCCCGCGTCGACGTGAAGGCCCTGGAGGTCCACGCGACCGCCGCCGACGCCGCGAACCTCACCCTCGCCACCGGCCTGTCCCGCTTCCCGGTCTACCGCGACACCCTCGACGAGGTCGTCGGCACCGTCCACATCAGGGACGTCCTGGCCCTCGACGAGGACAAGCGCCGCCTCGTCACCGTCGCCGACCTGGCCACCGAGCCGCTGCTCGTCCCGCACTCCCTGCCGGTCGACCGGCTGCTCGGCCGTCTGCGTCGGGCCCGCACCATGGCCGTCGTCATCGACGAGTACGGCGGCACGGCCGGCGTCGCCACCGTCGAGGACATCGTCGAGGAGGTCGTCGGCGAGGTACGCGACGAACACGACCCGCACGAGACGCCCGACCTCGTCGAGACGGAACCCGCCGCCGACGGGCGCCGCGTCTGGCGCGCCGACGGCAGTGTCCGCGTCGACCAGCTCGCCGAGATCGACTTCACCGCCCCCGACGGCCCGTACGAGACACTGGCCGGCCTCATCGCCACCCGCCTGGAGCGCATTCCCGCCGTGACCGACCGCCTGGACATCGACGGCTGGCGACTCGACGTGCTGCACGTCGAACACCACCGCGCCGACCGCGTCCTGCTCACCGCGCCCGCCCCGACGGCCGCGCATGCCACCGCCACGGGCCGCGAGGTGTCCCGATGA
- a CDS encoding VanZ family protein, which produces MSRSSRVLAMLLAFAGMVVFAVVLARLTLEPSIASEQLTHSNLRPGDSINQYLSQPAFRDTVKQIGGNIALGVPFGLLLPVLAPRTRGLLRVVFVTAVVMTLVELVQGALVTGRAFDVDDVILNSSGALLGYALLGRRLGRAVHPRRRHWWHRFRKHPVA; this is translated from the coding sequence TTGTCGCGGAGCAGCCGGGTCCTGGCCATGCTGCTGGCCTTCGCGGGCATGGTGGTATTCGCCGTGGTCCTGGCGCGACTGACGCTGGAACCGTCCATCGCCTCCGAGCAGCTGACGCACAGCAACCTGCGTCCGGGCGACTCCATCAACCAGTACCTGTCGCAGCCCGCCTTCCGCGACACGGTGAAGCAGATCGGCGGCAACATAGCCCTGGGTGTGCCCTTCGGGCTGCTGCTCCCCGTCCTGGCGCCCCGCACGCGGGGACTGCTGCGGGTGGTGTTCGTGACGGCGGTCGTGATGACGCTCGTCGAGCTGGTGCAGGGCGCCCTGGTGACGGGGCGCGCTTTCGACGTCGACGACGTGATCCTCAACAGCTCGGGTGCCCTGCTGGGGTACGCGCTCCTCGGCCGCAGGCTCGGCCGTGCCGTCCATCCCCGGCGGCGGCACTGGTGGCACCGGTTCCGCAAGCACCCGGTCGCTTGA
- a CDS encoding TetR/AcrR family transcriptional regulator yields MGRAGLTVERLTRAGAELADEVGFAQVTVSALARRFDVRVASLYSHVKSSQDLKTRIALLALEELADRAADALAGRAGKDALVALANVYRDYAREHPGRYAATRTPLDPGTAATSAGVRHASMTRALLRGYDLAEPDRTHAVRLLGSVFHGYVSLELGGGFSHSAPDTDETWARILDALDALLRDWPAP; encoded by the coding sequence ATGGGACGGGCAGGGCTGACCGTCGAGCGGCTCACCCGCGCGGGCGCCGAGCTCGCCGACGAGGTCGGGTTCGCGCAGGTCACGGTCTCGGCGCTCGCGCGGCGCTTCGACGTGCGCGTGGCGAGCCTGTACTCCCACGTGAAGAGCTCACAGGACCTGAAGACCCGGATCGCGCTCCTCGCGCTGGAGGAGCTCGCCGACCGCGCGGCGGACGCCTTGGCCGGCCGGGCCGGCAAGGACGCCCTGGTCGCGCTGGCGAACGTCTACCGCGACTACGCGCGCGAGCACCCCGGGCGGTACGCGGCCACCCGGACGCCCCTGGACCCGGGGACCGCGGCCACCAGCGCCGGTGTGCGGCACGCCTCGATGACCCGGGCCCTCCTTCGCGGCTACGACCTCGCCGAACCCGACCGGACGCACGCCGTCCGGCTCCTGGGCAGCGTCTTCCACGGCTACGTCAGCCTGGAGCTGGGCGGCGGCTTCAGCCACAGCGCCCCGGACACCGACGAGACGTGGGCCCGGATCCTCGACGCGCTCGACGCGCTGCTGCGCGACTGGCCCGCGCCCTGA